Proteins found in one Bacteroidales bacterium genomic segment:
- a CDS encoding sigma-70 family RNA polymerase sigma factor — MYPENIIKGIELKNQDIINRIYKTYFGSIHIMIKKNHGTKEESKDVFQEAMIIIYKRIKDKGLNLTCSFKTYIYSICYNLWLNEINKKKN, encoded by the coding sequence ATGTATCCGGAAAATATTATAAAAGGCATTGAATTAAAAAACCAAGATATTATAAATAGAATTTATAAAACATATTTTGGTTCAATTCATATAATGATAAAAAAAAATCATGGAACAAAGGAAGAATCCAAAGATGTTTTTCAGGAAGCTATGATAATTATTTATAAACGAATTAAAGACAAAGGGCTTAATCTCACCTGTTCATTTAAAACATATATATATTCTATTTGTTATAATTTATGGTTAAATGAAATAAATAAAAAAAAAAATTAA
- a CDS encoding tetratricopeptide repeat protein has translation MDYTKFIKPYINDELNDEEKKLFEESLKFKPELLKEIKQLAKTSLFIKEQRKLFPDLKKNNHSNNSEKEENNNTNINTDTNNNTNTNINISTNTNLDTDTISKDEILNDINNYKSTKPETEDILELREKLEKGYENYIKTENKERNLNLNIWYYVAASVILIVAIGSMFLFFQNKTYSSEEIFSMYYKPLEENIITRSAEQNSNYLLNNALYQYSNHEYQEAIEFFNKMPQNEINYAIQLYKGISYIETQNYELAILSFNDIITSGDNPFTIYAKWYLGLCYLKDNQKDKAISIFKEIQNKYSYYSENSTEILEKL, from the coding sequence ATGGATTATACTAAATTTATTAAGCCCTACATCAATGATGAGCTAAATGACGAAGAAAAGAAATTATTTGAAGAAAGTTTAAAATTTAAGCCCGAGCTATTAAAAGAAATTAAACAATTAGCAAAAACAAGTTTATTTATTAAAGAACAACGTAAACTATTTCCGGATTTAAAGAAGAATAATCATTCAAATAATTCTGAAAAAGAAGAAAACAATAACACAAATATAAATACAGATACCAATAATAATACTAATACTAACATAAATATTAGTACAAATACCAATCTTGATACAGATACTATTTCTAAAGACGAAATATTAAATGATATAAACAATTATAAAAGTACAAAACCTGAAACAGAAGATATATTAGAGCTAAGAGAAAAATTAGAAAAAGGATACGAAAATTATATAAAAACTGAAAATAAAGAACGTAACTTAAATCTTAATATATGGTATTATGTTGCTGCATCTGTTATTCTTATTGTTGCTATAGGAAGTATGTTCTTATTTTTTCAAAATAAAACATATAGTAGCGAAGAAATCTTTTCAATGTATTATAAACCTCTCGAAGAAAATATTATTACCCGGTCAGCAGAACAAAATTCTAATTATCTTCTTAACAATGCATTATATCAATATAGTAACCATGAATATCAAGAAGCTATTGAATTTTTTAATAAAATGCCACAAAACGAAATTAATTATGCAATTCAATTATATAAAGGAATATCATATATCGAAACTCAAAATTATGAATTGGCAATATTATCATTTAATGATATAATAACAAGTGGGGATAATCCTTTTACAATATACGCAAAATGGTATCTTGGCTTATGCTATCTTAAAGATAATCAAAAAGATAAAGCAATAAGTATTTTTAAAGAAATACAAAATAAATATTCATATTACAGCGAAAATTCAACAGAGATATTGGAAAAATTGTGA